A genomic segment from Aegilops tauschii subsp. strangulata cultivar AL8/78 chromosome 1, Aet v6.0, whole genome shotgun sequence encodes:
- the LOC109780990 gene encoding uncharacterized protein isoform X1, whose protein sequence is MYKKNIPFNAVNDDDFKQYCEALGRFGPKWKPPSQYMLREKMLLQEVERTKDLMKPHELERVETGCSIMTDAWTDKKRRRIMNLCVHCKLGTAFLESKEASTDAHTILYIFNYVVECIEKIGAENVVQVVKDNASNNMGAKEMLKGKWPKIFWSSCATHTLNLMVEAIGKLKQFGPTIIKAKQMTIFLYAHHKTLSLMRSFMKKRDTVRPGVTRFASAFITLQSLVSKKKELRAMVCSDEWEACKHTKTVKGKAANTTIMSRGFWKNVSLCIKVCLWGLFASSHMLGCLHLCISKLGLFASCQVVIVVVVTCAFIMLGLFARAYMTHLIIFMLPCKVFEPLVKVLRLADGDGPSMASMYGELISAKREIKVAVENSEKHYLVITNAMNTKMSGRLDSPLHMAAYILNPKYSYADPSIFTDVEVVAALMEVMETFYYDDDIKQNKVFNIDFTKFKKKEGMFGKVAALKAMENNNFDAADWWPTLQHMAIRILNLTTSSSGCERNWSTFEMVDAKRRNKLDVACRDNLVYIQFNERMIDKRKKLSSSSDVLLGEDASRAQDWICEEAYIDDEFDPTTGVPYNIIDEAMGESEPTELRRSARVRELHEVEEYVEDDDDESDHAVDTEDDEIDYESDDDGVMATKDDDDEEEPPQP, encoded by the exons ATGTACAAGAAAAATATTCCTTTCAATGCTGTCAATGATGATGACTTCAAGCAGTATTGTGAAGCCCTTGGTCGGTTTGGTCCTAAATGGAAGCCACCTTCCCAATATATGCTCCGAGAGAAGATGTTGCTGCAAGAGGTGGAAAGAACAAAGGATTTGATGAAGCCACATGAGCTTGAGAGGGTGGAAACCGGGTGCTCTATCATGACCGATGCTTGGACCGACAAGAAAAGAAGACGTATAATGAATTTGTGTGTGCATTGCAAGTTAGGGACCGCCTTTCTTGAATCAAAGGAGGCGTCGACTGATGCACACACAATTCTATACATCTTCAATTATGTAGTTGAGTGCATTGAGAAAATTG GTGCTGAAAATGTTGTGCAAGTGGTCAAGGACAATGCTTCCAACAACATGGGAGCAAAGGAGATGCTCAAAGGAAAATGGCCAAAAATCTTTTGGAGCTCATGTGCAACTCACACCCTCAATTTGATGGTAGAAGCAATTGGGAAGCTGAAGCAATTTGGCCCTACAATCATCAAAGCTAAGCAAATGACGATTTTTCTTTATGCACATCATAAAACATTGTCCTTGATGAGGTCTTTCATGAAAAAAAGAGACACTGTTAGACCGGGGGTGACACGATTTGCTTCGGCATTTATTACGTTGCAAAGTTTGGTTTCTAAAAAGAAAGAACTAAGGGCAATGGTTTGTAGTGATGAATGGGAAGCATGCAAGCACACGAAAACGGTGAAAGGAAAGGCGGCCAACACCACAATAATGAGTAGGGGCTTTTGGAAAAATGTATCACTTTGCATCAAGGTATGTTTATGGGGGCTGTTTGCATCTAGTCATATGTTGGGGTGTTTGCATCTATGTATTTCCAAGTTGGGGTTGTTTGCATCTTGTCAAGTAGTCATAGTTGTAGTTGTAACTTGTGCATTTATAATGTTGGGGCTGTTTGCACGTGCTTATATGACTCATTTGATCATTTTTATGTTACCATGCAAGGTTTTTGAGCCATTGGTGAAGGTGCTTCGGTTGGCTGATGGGGATGGTCCatctatggcctctatgtatggAGAACTAATAAGTGCAAAAAGGGAAATCAAGGTTGCTGTTGAAAATTCAGAAAAACACTATTTGGTGATCACTAATGCCATGAATACCAAGATGAGTGGGAGGCTGGATTCTCCATTGCACATGGCAGCATACATCTTGAATCCCAAATATAGTTATGCTGATCCGAGCATCTTTACGGATGTGGAGGTAGTGGCTGCGCTTATGGAAGTCATGGAGACATTTTATTATGATGATGACATCAAGCAAAATAAGGTGTTTAACATTGACTTCACCAAGTTTAAAAAGAAAGAGGGTATGTTTGGGAAGGTGGCTGCATTGAAAGCAATGGAGAATAACAATTTCGATGCCG CTGATTGGTGGCCTACATTGCAACACATGGCCATAAGGATACTCAACTTGACCACAAGTTCATCCGGATGCGAAAGAAATTGGAGCACTTTTGAAATG GTAGATGCAAAGAGGAGAAATAAACTAGATGTGGCCTGTAGGGACAATCTAGTTTATATCCAATTCAATGAAAGGATGATTGATAAAAGAAAGAAGTTATCCTCTTCTAGTGATGTTCTTCTTGGTGAAGATGCGTCACGAGCACAAGATTGGATATGTGAAGAGGCATACATTGATGATGAGTTTGATCCCACTACGGGGGTGCCATACAACATCATTGATGAAGCAATGGGGGAAAGCGAACCTACAGAGCTTCGTAGGAGTGCACGAGTTAGAGAACTCCATGAAGTTGAAGAATACgttgaggatgatgatgatgaatcTGATCATGCGGTAGATACGGAGGATGATGAGATTGATTACGAGTCCGATGATGATGGGGTGATGGCAACcaaagatgatgatgatgaggaggagccCCCGCAGCCTTGA
- the LOC109780990 gene encoding uncharacterized protein isoform X2, which translates to MYKKNIPFNAVNDDDFKQYCEALGRFGPKWKPPSQYMLREKMLLQEVERTKDLMKPHELERVETGCSIMTDAWTDKKRRRIMNLCVHCKLGTAFLESKEASTDAHTILYIFNYVVECIEKIGAENVVQVVKDNASNNMGAKEMLKGKWPKIFWSSCATHTLNLMVEAIGKLKQFGPTIIKAKQMTIFLYAHHKTLSLMRSFMKKRDTVRPGVTRFASAFITLQSLVSKKKELRAMVCSDEWEACKHTKTVKGKAANTTIMSRGFWKNVSLCIKVFEPLVKVLRLADGDGPSMASMYGELISAKREIKVAVENSEKHYLVITNAMNTKMSGRLDSPLHMAAYILNPKYSYADPSIFTDVEVVAALMEVMETFYYDDDIKQNKVFNIDFTKFKKKEGMFGKVAALKAMENNNFDAADWWPTLQHMAIRILNLTTSSSGCERNWSTFEMVDAKRRNKLDVACRDNLVYIQFNERMIDKRKKLSSSSDVLLGEDASRAQDWICEEAYIDDEFDPTTGVPYNIIDEAMGESEPTELRRSARVRELHEVEEYVEDDDDESDHAVDTEDDEIDYESDDDGVMATKDDDDEEEPPQP; encoded by the exons ATGTACAAGAAAAATATTCCTTTCAATGCTGTCAATGATGATGACTTCAAGCAGTATTGTGAAGCCCTTGGTCGGTTTGGTCCTAAATGGAAGCCACCTTCCCAATATATGCTCCGAGAGAAGATGTTGCTGCAAGAGGTGGAAAGAACAAAGGATTTGATGAAGCCACATGAGCTTGAGAGGGTGGAAACCGGGTGCTCTATCATGACCGATGCTTGGACCGACAAGAAAAGAAGACGTATAATGAATTTGTGTGTGCATTGCAAGTTAGGGACCGCCTTTCTTGAATCAAAGGAGGCGTCGACTGATGCACACACAATTCTATACATCTTCAATTATGTAGTTGAGTGCATTGAGAAAATTG GTGCTGAAAATGTTGTGCAAGTGGTCAAGGACAATGCTTCCAACAACATGGGAGCAAAGGAGATGCTCAAAGGAAAATGGCCAAAAATCTTTTGGAGCTCATGTGCAACTCACACCCTCAATTTGATGGTAGAAGCAATTGGGAAGCTGAAGCAATTTGGCCCTACAATCATCAAAGCTAAGCAAATGACGATTTTTCTTTATGCACATCATAAAACATTGTCCTTGATGAGGTCTTTCATGAAAAAAAGAGACACTGTTAGACCGGGGGTGACACGATTTGCTTCGGCATTTATTACGTTGCAAAGTTTGGTTTCTAAAAAGAAAGAACTAAGGGCAATGGTTTGTAGTGATGAATGGGAAGCATGCAAGCACACGAAAACGGTGAAAGGAAAGGCGGCCAACACCACAATAATGAGTAGGGGCTTTTGGAAAAATGTATCACTTTGCATCAAG GTTTTTGAGCCATTGGTGAAGGTGCTTCGGTTGGCTGATGGGGATGGTCCatctatggcctctatgtatggAGAACTAATAAGTGCAAAAAGGGAAATCAAGGTTGCTGTTGAAAATTCAGAAAAACACTATTTGGTGATCACTAATGCCATGAATACCAAGATGAGTGGGAGGCTGGATTCTCCATTGCACATGGCAGCATACATCTTGAATCCCAAATATAGTTATGCTGATCCGAGCATCTTTACGGATGTGGAGGTAGTGGCTGCGCTTATGGAAGTCATGGAGACATTTTATTATGATGATGACATCAAGCAAAATAAGGTGTTTAACATTGACTTCACCAAGTTTAAAAAGAAAGAGGGTATGTTTGGGAAGGTGGCTGCATTGAAAGCAATGGAGAATAACAATTTCGATGCCG CTGATTGGTGGCCTACATTGCAACACATGGCCATAAGGATACTCAACTTGACCACAAGTTCATCCGGATGCGAAAGAAATTGGAGCACTTTTGAAATG GTAGATGCAAAGAGGAGAAATAAACTAGATGTGGCCTGTAGGGACAATCTAGTTTATATCCAATTCAATGAAAGGATGATTGATAAAAGAAAGAAGTTATCCTCTTCTAGTGATGTTCTTCTTGGTGAAGATGCGTCACGAGCACAAGATTGGATATGTGAAGAGGCATACATTGATGATGAGTTTGATCCCACTACGGGGGTGCCATACAACATCATTGATGAAGCAATGGGGGAAAGCGAACCTACAGAGCTTCGTAGGAGTGCACGAGTTAGAGAACTCCATGAAGTTGAAGAATACgttgaggatgatgatgatgaatcTGATCATGCGGTAGATACGGAGGATGATGAGATTGATTACGAGTCCGATGATGATGGGGTGATGGCAACcaaagatgatgatgatgaggaggagccCCCGCAGCCTTGA
- the LOC109780990 gene encoding uncharacterized protein isoform X3, with amino-acid sequence MGAKEMLKGKWPKIFWSSCATHTLNLMVEAIGKLKQFGPTIIKAKQMTIFLYAHHKTLSLMRSFMKKRDTVRPGVTRFASAFITLQSLVSKKKELRAMVCSDEWEACKHTKTVKGKAANTTIMSRGFWKNVSLCIKVCLWGLFASSHMLGCLHLCISKLGLFASCQVVIVVVVTCAFIMLGLFARAYMTHLIIFMLPCKVFEPLVKVLRLADGDGPSMASMYGELISAKREIKVAVENSEKHYLVITNAMNTKMSGRLDSPLHMAAYILNPKYSYADPSIFTDVEVVAALMEVMETFYYDDDIKQNKVFNIDFTKFKKKEGMFGKVAALKAMENNNFDAADWWPTLQHMAIRILNLTTSSSGCERNWSTFEMVDAKRRNKLDVACRDNLVYIQFNERMIDKRKKLSSSSDVLLGEDASRAQDWICEEAYIDDEFDPTTGVPYNIIDEAMGESEPTELRRSARVRELHEVEEYVEDDDDESDHAVDTEDDEIDYESDDDGVMATKDDDDEEEPPQP; translated from the exons ATGGGAGCAAAGGAGATGCTCAAAGGAAAATGGCCAAAAATCTTTTGGAGCTCATGTGCAACTCACACCCTCAATTTGATGGTAGAAGCAATTGGGAAGCTGAAGCAATTTGGCCCTACAATCATCAAAGCTAAGCAAATGACGATTTTTCTTTATGCACATCATAAAACATTGTCCTTGATGAGGTCTTTCATGAAAAAAAGAGACACTGTTAGACCGGGGGTGACACGATTTGCTTCGGCATTTATTACGTTGCAAAGTTTGGTTTCTAAAAAGAAAGAACTAAGGGCAATGGTTTGTAGTGATGAATGGGAAGCATGCAAGCACACGAAAACGGTGAAAGGAAAGGCGGCCAACACCACAATAATGAGTAGGGGCTTTTGGAAAAATGTATCACTTTGCATCAAGGTATGTTTATGGGGGCTGTTTGCATCTAGTCATATGTTGGGGTGTTTGCATCTATGTATTTCCAAGTTGGGGTTGTTTGCATCTTGTCAAGTAGTCATAGTTGTAGTTGTAACTTGTGCATTTATAATGTTGGGGCTGTTTGCACGTGCTTATATGACTCATTTGATCATTTTTATGTTACCATGCAAGGTTTTTGAGCCATTGGTGAAGGTGCTTCGGTTGGCTGATGGGGATGGTCCatctatggcctctatgtatggAGAACTAATAAGTGCAAAAAGGGAAATCAAGGTTGCTGTTGAAAATTCAGAAAAACACTATTTGGTGATCACTAATGCCATGAATACCAAGATGAGTGGGAGGCTGGATTCTCCATTGCACATGGCAGCATACATCTTGAATCCCAAATATAGTTATGCTGATCCGAGCATCTTTACGGATGTGGAGGTAGTGGCTGCGCTTATGGAAGTCATGGAGACATTTTATTATGATGATGACATCAAGCAAAATAAGGTGTTTAACATTGACTTCACCAAGTTTAAAAAGAAAGAGGGTATGTTTGGGAAGGTGGCTGCATTGAAAGCAATGGAGAATAACAATTTCGATGCCG CTGATTGGTGGCCTACATTGCAACACATGGCCATAAGGATACTCAACTTGACCACAAGTTCATCCGGATGCGAAAGAAATTGGAGCACTTTTGAAATG GTAGATGCAAAGAGGAGAAATAAACTAGATGTGGCCTGTAGGGACAATCTAGTTTATATCCAATTCAATGAAAGGATGATTGATAAAAGAAAGAAGTTATCCTCTTCTAGTGATGTTCTTCTTGGTGAAGATGCGTCACGAGCACAAGATTGGATATGTGAAGAGGCATACATTGATGATGAGTTTGATCCCACTACGGGGGTGCCATACAACATCATTGATGAAGCAATGGGGGAAAGCGAACCTACAGAGCTTCGTAGGAGTGCACGAGTTAGAGAACTCCATGAAGTTGAAGAATACgttgaggatgatgatgatgaatcTGATCATGCGGTAGATACGGAGGATGATGAGATTGATTACGAGTCCGATGATGATGGGGTGATGGCAACcaaagatgatgatgatgaggaggagccCCCGCAGCCTTGA